A single window of Colletotrichum destructivum chromosome 9, complete sequence DNA harbors:
- a CDS encoding Putative proteasome alpha-subunit domain, proteasome, subunit alpha/beta, nucleophile aminohydrolase has protein sequence MSGGSAYDRHITIFSEQGRLYQVEYAFKAITAANIMSIGVRGKDCAVVLSQKKVPDKLIDPASVSHLFQLSPSVGCVITGSIADARAFSQRAQGEAAEFRYKYGYEMPADALAKRLANISQVYTQRAYMRPYGVATTLISLDSEFGPQLFKCDPAGYYIGYKGTSAGPKQQEALNHLEKKLRNKDHAPGDWTEVVELAITTLSTVLSMDFKKGEIEIGIVGGPRADGEEGTDPGFRILTEDEIDERLQAIAEKD, from the exons ATGTCGG GTGGCTCAGCTTACGACCGACACATCACCATCTTCTCGGAGCAGGGAAGATTGTACCAAGTCG AATATGCCTTCAAGGCAATCACAGCCGCCAACATCATGTCGATAGGCGTCAGAGGCAAGGACTGTGCCGTTGTCCTGTCTCAGAAGAAGGTTCCT GACAAACTCATCGACcccgcctccgtctcccacCTCTTCCAGCTCTCTCCGTCCGTTGGCTGCGTCATTACGGGCTCCATCGCCGATGCGCGTGCCTTCTCCCAGCGTGCTCAGGGTGAAGCGGCCGAGTTCCGGTACAAGTACGGCTACGAGATGCCTGCTGATGCTTTGGCCAAGAGACTGGCCAACATCAGCCAGGTCTACACACAAAGG GCCTACATGCGCCCCTACGGAGTGGCCACGACCCTAATCTCATTGGATTCCGAGTTCGGACCTCAGCTGTTCAAGTGCGACCCCGCTGGATACTACATCGGCTACAAGGGCACCTCAGCAGGCCCCAAGCAGCAGGAGGCTCTCAACcacctcgagaagaagctgcgCAACAAGGATCACGCCCCGGGCGACTGGACGGAGGTTGTCGAGCTTGCCATCACAACTCTCAGCACCGTCCTGAGCATGGActtcaagaagggcgagatcGAGATTGGCATTGTTGGAGGCCCCCGCgcggatggcgaggagggaacGGACCCCGGCTTCCGGATCCTGACCGAAGACGAGATCGACGAGCGGTTACAGGCGATTGCGGAGAAGGACTGA
- a CDS encoding Putative WKF domain-containing protein — protein MSSAQKVPAWKRLGLKLKQPASGAEIGGPAPTEGSKPNGQQHHDRHASGPVANAANASPAAAAAAKRKRLEQQQNTPAYGSSPFKRTRTDNDSSSYATPTLRKQKSVTFAEDVKNPTAASAAESNRKKSKGSKPAKTATQQPTADIKPSLEYLRTWKSSRDTWKFNKNHQTILMKRVFHTDSIPSSDIATFYEYIQDLKGFTRTRLKETAAEVKKEDAEKGKAAFPDGTPDMDSKQSEYEEVLAGLMQLGSGSGSGSKRKRFDEAAFVTQSTDVAITQRVVKRMRAETILAELSDSEDSDAMAIDTEEPAAAVQEESVDKRAKLNDGTKQSTARRRKRRTNVDSSSESSDSESDSDSDSDSDSDDSDNASEVQRQAAQREAETSSSSSSSSEAEDSSSEDDSEDEEEEETTKKKGSKK, from the coding sequence ATGTCCTCCGCCCAAAAAGTCCCGGCCTGGAAACGATTGGGCCTCAAGCTCAAGCAGCCCGCATCCGGCGCAGAGATTGGCGGCCCTGCTCCCACCGAGGGATCGAAGCCCAACGGACAGCAACACCACGACCGGCACGCCAGCGGCcccgtcgccaacgccgccaacgcctccccggccgccgccgccgccgccaaaaGGAAACGTCTCGAACAACAACAGAACACCCCTGCGTACGGCTCCTCCCCCTTCAAAAGGACCCGCACCGACAACGACTCGTCAAGCTATGCAACCCCGACCCTGAGGAAGCAGAAGTCCGTCACCTTTGCCGAAGACGTCAAGAaccccaccgccgcctccgccgccgaatcgaacaggaagaagagcaagggcTCCAAGccggccaagacggcgacCCAGCAGCCCACCGCCGACATCAAGCCCTCCCTTGAGTACCTCCGTACCTGGAAGTCGTCCCGCGACACGTGGAAGTTCAACAAGAACCACCAGACCATTCTCATGAAGCGCGTCTTCCACACCGACTCCATCCCCTCGAGCGACATCGCCACCTTCTACGAGTACATCCAAGACCTTAAGGGCTTCACGAGGACCCGGCtgaaggagacggcggcggaggtcaagaaggaggacgccgagaagggcaaggccgCCTTCCCCGACGGCACGCCGGACATGGACTCGAAGCAGTCCGAGTATGAGGAGGTTCTGGCCGGCCTGATGCAGctcggctccggctccggctccggctccaaAAGGAAGcgcttcgacgaggccgccttCGTGACACAGTCCACCGACGTCGCCATCACCCAGCGGGTCGTCAAGCGCATGCGGGCCGAGACGATACTCGCGGAGCTGTCCGATAGTGAGGACAGCGATGCCATGGCCATTGACACGGaggagccggcggccgccgtccaggAAGAGTCCGTTGACAAGAGGGCCAAGCTCAACGACGGCACGAAGCAGAGCAccgcccgtcgccgcaaGAGGCGCACCAACGTCGACTCGAGCTCCGAATCCTCCGACTCAGAGTCGGACTCGGATtccgacagcgacagcgactCAGACGACTCGGACAACGCGAGCGAGGTCCAGCGCCAGGCTGCCcagcgcgaggccgagacgtcgagcagctcatcgtcgtcttcggagGCCGAAGACAGCAGCAGTGAGGATgacagcgaggacgaggaagaggaggagaccaccaagaagaagggttcGAAGAAGTAG
- a CDS encoding Putative phytanoyl-CoA dioxygenase has product MTVPSPEEGLTPEQLARFHRDGYLIIPGALSPETVAGLLSETHSLLDNFSLADHPMTRFSTGDKADHVGDDYFLSSGDKVRFFFEEDAFDDAGNLIKPKARAINKIGHYLHGLSPPFAAISDPNPSKVGAGPVKGKPSAVARSLGFRDPRCLQSMVICKQPEIGGAVPRHQDSTFLYTNPPSAVGFWYALEDATLENGCLSFLPGSHRWAPVTHRLVRKAGGGAGTEMVANDGPRFPPGEEYGGAEGEQDGKGGEYVPGEVKAGDLVLIHGNLLHKSEKNLSSKGRIIYTFHVIEAEGTAYDERNWLQPPEAGFTRLYAS; this is encoded by the coding sequence ATGACCGTCCCCTCACCGGAAGAGGGTCTGACCCCGGAGCAGCTCGCCCGCTTCCACCGCGACGGCTACCTCATCATCCCCGGCGCCCTGTCCCCGGAGACCGTCGCGGGCCTGCTCTCCGAGACCCACTCGCTGCTGGACAACTTCTCCCTCGCGGACCACCCCATGACGCGCTTCTCCACCGGCGATAAGGCCGaccacgtcggcgacgactaCTTCCTCTCCTCAGGCGACAAGGTCCGCTTCTTTTTCGAGGAAGACGccttcgacgacgccggcaacCTCATCAAGCCGAAAGCCCGCGCCATCAACAAGATCGGCCACTACCTGCACGGcctctcgccgcccttcgccgccatctcggacCCGAACCCGAGCAAGGTCGGCGCCGGACCCGTCAAGGGCAAGCCGTCCGCCGTGGCCCGCAGCCTGGGCTTCCGCGACCCGCGGTGCCTGCAGAGCATGGTCATCTGCAAGCAGCCCGAGATCGGCGGCGCAGTGCCCCGGCACCAGGACTCGACCTTCCTGTACACGAAcccgccgtccgccgtcggcttctggtacgccctcgaggacgccacGCTCGAGAACGGCTGCCTGAGCTTCCTGCCGGGCTCGCACCGCTGGGCGCCAGTGACGCACCGCCTCGTGCGCAAggccgggggcggcgccggcaccgagatggtggccaacgACGGCCCGCGGTTCCCGCCCGGCGAGGAGtacggcggcgcggagggTGAGCAGGACGGCAAGGGCGGGGAGTACGTCCCCGGTgaggtcaaggccggcgacctgGTGCTGATCCACGGCAACCTGCTGCACAAGAGCGAGAAGAACCTGAGCAGCAAGGGGCGCATCATCTACACGTTTCACGTCATCGAGGCGGAAGGCACGGCGTACGACGAGAGGAACTGGCTGCAGCCGCCCGAGGCCGGGTTCACCAGGTTGTATGCTTCCTAA